In a single window of the Acidobacteriota bacterium genome:
- a CDS encoding choice-of-anchor J domain-containing protein, giving the protein MSNKVQSRNKFQFRSVLLMIAGLLVTVGMASFPMFQSVTVEAQGGCQPLAEGFDTIADSVPGPGWAFQNLSDPGPGTTNWFQGNPTVFPSHAGAANSYIGANFNAGTGTSTLSNWLFTPVVELQNGAQLKFWTRTTTNNPFPDRLQVRMSTNGTSVNVGSSATSVGDFTTLLLDINDTYSTGGVYPEVWTEFTVNITGVPTATNGRLAFRYFVENGGPTGDNSNFIGIDSLTYTCATGGGTPTPSPTPTPSPTPTPSPSESPTPTPTPSPSPTPSPSPSPGPSPSCTPFTQGFEDVGTLPGGGWSLQNLSEPGPGTTGWFQGNPTVFPSHTGDPNSYIGANFNNGTGVATLSNWLLTPVVTLENGVQMSFWTRTTTNNPFPDRLQVRMSTAGTSTNVGSTATSVGDFTNLLLDINPTYQTGGVYPEVWTQFTVTVTGLGGPTTGRFGFRYFVEDGGPTGNNSNYIGIDTVEISCPTGPTPSPTPSPSPVESPTPTPTPTPTPTPTPSPTPTPTPTPTPTPTPTPTPSPTPSPTPTPTPTPTPTPTPTPTPTPTPSPTPTPTPTPTPTPTPTPSPSPSPSPTPTNFVFFSSPTYMDDEPNTAVITLNRSGDTSGAASVDFSTLPGTAFGGAACGLLVDYITVTNQTVNFAAARRLRS; this is encoded by the coding sequence ATGTCTAACAAAGTTCAGTCCAGAAATAAGTTCCAATTTAGGTCGGTGCTTCTAATGATCGCCGGTCTGTTGGTAACTGTTGGTATGGCCTCGTTTCCGATGTTTCAGTCGGTCACGGTCGAGGCTCAGGGAGGCTGCCAGCCGCTTGCTGAGGGTTTTGATACCATCGCGGATAGCGTGCCCGGCCCCGGATGGGCGTTTCAAAACCTTTCGGATCCCGGTCCCGGGACAACCAATTGGTTTCAAGGAAACCCAACCGTTTTTCCGTCCCACGCCGGAGCGGCGAATTCCTACATTGGAGCAAATTTCAACGCCGGTACAGGAACTTCAACTCTCAGCAATTGGCTTTTTACGCCCGTTGTCGAGCTACAGAATGGGGCTCAGTTGAAATTTTGGACAAGAACTACGACAAACAATCCGTTCCCCGATAGATTGCAAGTACGCATGAGTACGAACGGTACGAGCGTAAATGTTGGGTCGTCAGCTACTTCGGTCGGTGACTTTACTACCTTACTGCTCGACATTAATGACACGTACAGCACCGGCGGTGTTTACCCTGAGGTATGGACCGAGTTCACGGTCAATATTACAGGAGTGCCGACCGCAACGAACGGACGCCTCGCGTTCCGTTATTTTGTCGAGAACGGCGGACCGACCGGCGACAACTCGAACTTTATAGGAATCGATTCTCTTACCTACACTTGTGCTACAGGCGGAGGCACGCCAACTCCGAGCCCGACGCCGACACCGTCCCCAACACCGACACCGTCACCGTCAGAAAGCCCAACGCCGACACCGACGCCGTCACCGTCACCAACACCGTCACCGAGCCCGTCACCTGGGCCGTCGCCGTCCTGCACGCCTTTCACTCAGGGATTCGAGGATGTTGGAACACTTCCGGGTGGTGGTTGGTCACTGCAGAACCTGTCAGAACCGGGTCCAGGGACGACTGGTTGGTTCCAGGGCAATCCAACGGTGTTCCCGTCGCATACAGGAGACCCAAATTCATATATCGGAGCGAATTTCAACAACGGAACGGGCGTCGCAACGCTTAGCAACTGGCTACTTACACCAGTGGTCACGCTTGAGAACGGCGTGCAGATGTCCTTCTGGACGCGTACAACAACCAACAATCCTTTCCCCGATCGCCTGCAGGTGCGTATGAGCACGGCGGGCACAAGCACGAACGTTGGCTCAACCGCCACATCGGTTGGTGATTTCACCAACCTGCTTCTTGATATCAACCCGACGTATCAAACCGGCGGTGTATATCCTGAAGTCTGGACGCAGTTTACGGTAACTGTAACGGGACTTGGCGGGCCGACGACCGGACGGTTTGGATTCAGGTATTTCGTAGAGGACGGCGGACCAACCGGCAACAACTCGAACTATATCGGCATAGATACGGTCGAGATCAGCTGCCCGACAGGCCCGACGCCTTCGCCGACGCCTAGCCCGTCACCTGTCGAATCGCCGACGCCAACACCGACGCCAACACCGACGCCGACGCCAACACCGTCGCCAACACCGACACCGACGCCGACACCGACACCGACGCCAACACCGACGCCAACACCGTCGCCAACACCGTCGCCAACACCGACGCCAACACCGACGCCGACACCGACACCGACGCCAACACCGACGCCGACGCCAACACCGTCGCCGACGCCAACACCGACGCCAACACCGACGCCAACGCCGACACCAACTCCTTCGCCGTCGCCGAGCCCGTCGCCAACGCCGACGAACTTCGTGTTCTTCAGCTCGCCGACGTATATGGATGACGAGCCGAATACGGCAGTGATCACATTAAACCGATCAGGTGACACGTCGGGAGCGGCAAGTGTTGATTTCAGCACGTTGCCGGGAACGGCATTTGGCGGAGCGGCTTGTGGGCTGCTGGTGGATTACATCACAGTAACGAACCAGACGGTCAACTTTGCCGCCGCCAGACGACTGCGATCGTAA
- the ybeY gene encoding rRNA maturation RNase YbeY, translating to MIDVVNLQRKVKLDTAGIRAFAASLPDFASEASGKTFTVAFVSDKRMRQLNEFFRGKDATTDVLSFPHEPDEFDLTTDHRPPTPDFLGDIVISAEQAERQAKENKLSLELEIKQLILHGLLHLCGYDHETDNGEMNARELELRDRLGING from the coding sequence ATGATCGACGTCGTAAATCTCCAACGCAAAGTAAAACTCGACACCGCCGGCATTCGTGCATTCGCGGCTTCCCTGCCGGACTTTGCTTCGGAAGCGAGCGGCAAGACCTTCACCGTTGCGTTCGTCTCAGACAAGAGAATGAGGCAGTTGAATGAATTCTTTCGCGGCAAAGATGCGACGACCGATGTGCTGTCGTTCCCGCACGAACCTGATGAATTCGATCTGACCACCGACCACCGACCGCCTACCCCTGACTTCTTGGGCGACATCGTCATCTCCGCCGAACAGGCGGAACGACAAGCTAAAGAAAACAAACTAAGCCTCGAACTCGAGATCAAACAGCTTATACTCCACGGCTTGCTCCACCTCTGCGGCTACGACCACGAGACGGACAACGGCGAGATGAACGCCCGCGAACTTGAGCTCCGTGATAGACTCGGAATAAATGGCTGA
- a CDS encoding YraN family protein: protein MSENLSISRLPNDGSPAGTTRFGSAAEDRAVKYLIERGLHLVMTNFTVPVGRNRRGVQRTGEIDIIAVDGDVVCFIEVKARRSTEFAPATANIDLRKQRQIVRAARVYRRIFNIRGVSFRYDALTVVWPKGSPPTIEYLKDYWNESVFNKKRWHEGLVNDSF, encoded by the coding sequence ATGTCCGAAAACCTCTCAATTAGCAGGCTGCCAAATGACGGTTCACCCGCAGGAACAACTCGCTTCGGCTCGGCTGCAGAGGATCGGGCGGTAAAATACCTGATCGAGAGAGGGCTGCATTTAGTAATGACAAATTTTACCGTGCCGGTAGGACGCAACAGACGCGGCGTTCAGCGAACGGGCGAGATCGACATTATCGCGGTTGACGGTGACGTCGTCTGCTTCATTGAGGTTAAGGCCCGGCGAAGCACCGAGTTCGCTCCTGCAACGGCGAACATCGATCTTAGAAAGCAGAGGCAGATAGTTCGGGCTGCGCGTGTTTACAGACGCATTTTCAACATACGTGGTGTTTCTTTCAGGTACGACGCACTTACAGTCGTATGGCCGAAAGGATCGCCCCCGACGATAGAATATCTAAAGGACTATTGGAACGAATCTGTTTTCAACAAAAAGCGTTGGCACGAAGGCCTTGTGAATGATAGCTTTTAG
- a CDS encoding methylmalonyl-CoA mutase family protein → MDTQLLEIETEKEAEKIRWENETLKPVIDRSPERKDVFAGVSLEPVERLYTDSDSSDIEVGFPGEFPYKRGIHPTGYRGKLWTMRQFAGFSSPEDTNRRFKYLMSQGQTGLSVAYDLPALMGLDADSPLSEGEVGKCGVAVSSLADFEVLFDGIPLDEVTVSQTINAPAPIFLAMYLVVAEKQNADFKKISGTLQNDILKEYIAQKEWIYPIKPAMKLVIDTFEYTTRYVPKYNPISISGYHIREAGATALQELAFTLRDGVEYVQYGVDRGMDVDEFVPRLSFFFNAHNDFFEEIAKYRAARVVWARTMKERFGAKNPRTMQLRFHTQTAGVSLTVQQPLNNIARVAIQALAGVLGGTQSLHTDSYDEALALPTDEAALIALRTQQIIAEETGVVNTVDPLAGSYYLESLTEKMIKGCFDYFDKIDGYGGMVEAVEAGFPQREIQESAYQYQKAVERGEQTIVGVNKYVMEDEPTKVDILQIDEAVRDHQLERLARVKATRDSGAVSMALDRLKLAARDNENTMPSIIDAVATYATVEEICAALRDVYGIYEEPAF, encoded by the coding sequence ATGGATACGCAATTGCTGGAAATAGAAACTGAAAAAGAAGCCGAAAAGATCAGATGGGAAAATGAGACGTTGAAGCCGGTCATCGACCGATCACCTGAGCGTAAAGACGTTTTCGCAGGGGTCTCGTTGGAGCCGGTTGAAAGGCTTTATACTGACTCTGACAGCTCTGATATCGAGGTCGGGTTTCCCGGCGAGTTTCCATACAAACGCGGAATTCATCCGACAGGCTATCGAGGAAAACTGTGGACAATGCGGCAGTTTGCCGGATTTTCGTCGCCTGAAGATACCAATCGCCGCTTCAAGTATCTTATGTCTCAGGGGCAAACAGGACTCTCTGTAGCATATGACCTTCCCGCTCTGATGGGCCTAGACGCTGACTCGCCGTTGTCTGAGGGCGAGGTCGGCAAATGCGGCGTCGCGGTTTCGAGTTTGGCGGATTTCGAGGTTTTGTTTGACGGAATTCCGCTGGATGAGGTGACTGTCTCGCAGACCATAAATGCACCGGCCCCGATATTCCTTGCCATGTACCTGGTGGTCGCAGAAAAGCAGAATGCCGACTTCAAGAAGATCTCCGGAACCCTCCAAAACGACATTCTCAAAGAATACATCGCTCAAAAAGAATGGATCTATCCGATCAAGCCTGCCATGAAGCTTGTCATAGATACATTCGAGTACACGACAAGATACGTTCCCAAATATAACCCAATATCGATCTCAGGCTATCACATTCGCGAAGCAGGAGCTACGGCCCTTCAAGAACTCGCCTTTACGCTGCGCGACGGCGTCGAATACGTACAATACGGTGTCGATCGAGGAATGGACGTGGATGAATTTGTGCCACGGCTCTCATTCTTTTTTAATGCTCATAACGATTTCTTCGAAGAGATAGCAAAGTATCGGGCAGCGCGTGTCGTTTGGGCTCGGACCATGAAAGAGCGTTTCGGGGCCAAAAACCCGCGGACAATGCAGCTTCGTTTTCACACTCAGACGGCCGGCGTTTCGCTTACTGTACAGCAGCCGTTGAACAACATCGCACGGGTTGCGATCCAGGCCCTTGCCGGCGTGCTTGGCGGCACGCAGTCGCTGCATACGGACTCATATGATGAAGCTCTCGCATTGCCTACGGACGAAGCAGCGTTGATCGCCCTGCGCACACAGCAGATCATCGCAGAAGAAACCGGTGTGGTTAATACTGTCGACCCGCTCGCCGGCAGCTATTACCTGGAATCGCTTACGGAAAAAATGATCAAGGGCTGCTTTGATTATTTCGACAAGATCGACGGTTATGGAGGCATGGTTGAGGCGGTCGAAGCCGGATTCCCGCAGCGTGAGATACAGGAGTCAGCATATCAATATCAAAAGGCGGTCGAGCGGGGCGAGCAGACGATCGTAGGGGTCAACAAGTATGTGATGGAAGATGAGCCAACCAAAGTGGATATCCTCCAGATCGACGAGGCGGTCCGCGATCATCAACTTGAACGCCTTGCCCGCGTAAAGGCGACCAGAGACAGCGGAGCCGTCTCAATGGCACTGGACAGGCTAAAGCTTGCAGCCCGTGATAATGAAAACACTATGCCGTCCATAATTGACGCAGTGGCTACGTATGCGACTGTAGAAGAGATCTGCGCTGCACTGCGCGATGTTTACGGCATTTATGAAGAACCTGCCTTTTGA
- a CDS encoding ChaN family lipoprotein: MRTIIFAALMLTSVSTFSQIAYDEAQFRVFDALGNSRSVTDIVAAGESNEVIFLGEMHDDAVGHAVQAEIFRRIVQRFGSSREIALSLEMFERDVQIVVDEYLSGLISEQHFLLSSRPWGNYKWDYRPLVELAKEKRLPVIAANAPRRYINMVSRNGRTSLNGLSKDAKRWMAPLPYSEPSERYAAKFKALMGPSPEAQMGLGNILSSQALWDATMAHSIYGFLKSKKRPLVVHLVGAFHTESRLGTVEYLLEYRKKTKAAVVTARYEDEFTMFVPEKHRGIGDFVILTDGKQPRSKRN; encoded by the coding sequence ATGCGAACGATCATTTTTGCGGCACTAATGTTAACCTCTGTAAGCACTTTTTCGCAGATCGCCTACGATGAGGCACAATTTCGAGTTTTTGACGCTCTGGGAAACAGCCGTTCGGTCACAGATATCGTAGCGGCAGGTGAATCAAACGAGGTTATTTTCTTGGGCGAGATGCACGACGACGCCGTCGGACACGCAGTCCAAGCAGAAATCTTCAGACGGATAGTCCAAAGATTCGGCTCTTCGAGAGAGATCGCTTTATCTCTGGAGATGTTCGAGCGAGACGTTCAGATCGTTGTCGATGAATATTTGTCTGGCCTGATATCGGAGCAGCATTTTCTGCTGAGTTCGAGGCCGTGGGGAAATTACAAGTGGGACTACAGGCCGTTGGTTGAATTGGCGAAAGAGAAGCGGCTTCCGGTCATTGCCGCAAATGCTCCGCGGCGATACATAAACATGGTTTCCCGCAACGGCAGGACATCATTGAACGGGCTTTCAAAAGATGCAAAGCGATGGATGGCCCCATTGCCCTATTCCGAGCCTTCTGAGAGATACGCGGCCAAGTTCAAAGCGTTGATGGGGCCGAGCCCCGAGGCACAAATGGGTTTGGGCAACATTCTCTCGTCGCAGGCCCTTTGGGATGCAACGATGGCCCATTCGATCTACGGTTTTCTCAAATCTAAGAAGCGTCCACTGGTCGTTCATTTGGTGGGGGCCTTTCACACTGAGAGCCGGCTGGGCACCGTGGAATATTTGCTTGAATATCGCAAAAAAACTAAGGCGGCCGTTGTGACCGCCCGATACGAGGATGAATTTACGATGTTCGTTCCCGAAAAACACAGGGGCATCGGTGATTTCGTGATCCTCACCGACGGTAAGCAGCCCAGAAGTAAGAGAAATTAG
- a CDS encoding sorbosone dehydrogenase family protein has protein sequence MKLYRNFFLTITLIMFSAAMLAAQQPTPTAPAVIPPLPQIVEVDRPVVRSVDPKALPSPFHTESARRPSRQVPQPADAKLYVPKGFRMNVFAEGDLVYSRWMALAPNGDVFVADSRANRIVVFRDTNKDGRADQRWIWSDKLDQPFGMAFHKDWFYVANTDAVVRFKYSSGQTQAAGDPERLVELTRGGYNQHWTRNILFSKDGKKMYLSIGSESNVSVEQDPKRAAISVYDPDGKGHRIFASGLRNPIGLAWNPVTGELWTAVNERDAIGDDLVPDFATSVKEGGFYGWPYAYIGPNEEPRRKGEAPELVKKTIVPDILFRSHVAALGIVFYEGNMFPKEYRNDAFVALHGSWNRSKLSGYKVVRIPFKDGKPVMNAYEEFVSGWLPDESSNEVWGRPVGLLVLPDGSLLVTDDGAKKIWRVSYGK, from the coding sequence ATGAAATTATATCGCAATTTCTTTTTGACGATAACCTTAATCATGTTCTCGGCAGCGATGTTAGCCGCCCAGCAGCCGACGCCAACCGCTCCGGCGGTAATCCCGCCGCTTCCGCAGATCGTCGAGGTCGATCGCCCTGTGGTGCGTTCGGTCGATCCAAAGGCCCTTCCGTCGCCGTTTCACACCGAAAGTGCCCGACGCCCTTCGCGGCAGGTGCCCCAACCGGCAGATGCGAAACTATATGTTCCGAAAGGGTTTCGCATGAACGTCTTTGCTGAGGGAGACCTGGTCTATTCTCGCTGGATGGCCTTAGCTCCGAATGGCGATGTATTTGTAGCGGATTCTCGAGCTAACCGCATTGTTGTATTTCGGGATACCAACAAGGACGGCCGCGCTGATCAGCGTTGGATCTGGTCAGATAAGCTGGATCAGCCGTTCGGCATGGCGTTTCATAAGGACTGGTTCTATGTTGCGAATACGGATGCGGTTGTACGGTTCAAATACAGTTCGGGACAGACCCAAGCAGCGGGAGATCCCGAGCGGCTTGTTGAACTCACACGCGGCGGTTACAACCAGCATTGGACCAGGAATATTCTGTTTTCCAAAGACGGGAAGAAGATGTACCTATCCATTGGATCTGAGTCGAACGTCTCGGTTGAACAGGACCCTAAGCGTGCAGCCATCTCGGTTTACGACCCGGACGGCAAGGGCCACAGGATATTTGCATCTGGCTTGCGCAATCCAATCGGTCTTGCCTGGAATCCTGTCACAGGTGAACTCTGGACAGCCGTGAATGAACGTGATGCGATCGGCGACGACCTGGTTCCTGATTTTGCGACGTCAGTCAAGGAAGGAGGTTTCTACGGCTGGCCATATGCGTATATTGGACCGAACGAGGAGCCGCGGCGGAAAGGTGAGGCACCGGAATTGGTGAAAAAGACCATCGTTCCTGACATCTTGTTCAGATCCCATGTAGCAGCACTCGGGATAGTATTCTACGAAGGCAATATGTTCCCGAAAGAGTACCGGAACGATGCGTTCGTAGCTCTCCACGGCTCGTGGAATCGTTCAAAATTATCGGGCTATAAGGTGGTTCGCATTCCCTTCAAGGACGGAAAGCCGGTCATGAACGCGTACGAGGAGTTCGTTTCAGGATGGCTGCCTGATGAGAGTTCAAACGAGGTTTGGGGCCGTCCGGTCGGCCTGTTGGTGCTTCCGGACGGATCCCTTCTGGTTACTGACGATGGTGCCAAGAAAATATGGCGTGTCAGCTACGGAAAATAA
- a CDS encoding PhoH family protein, whose product MRDQKKLELPPQGLNVLFGVHDQNIKYLESLLDVNIGARGNELLIDGDPRDIETVERILSDFGDLFDEGNTFSDKELKDAFKQIAEDRAYSLKDHFQRSRFNPSGKKTVAPKTANQRKYLDAIASKDLVFGIGVAGTGKSFLAVAMAVDALFKKQVSRIILTRPAVEAGERLGFLPGDLQDKVDPYLRPLYDALFDLVDAEKVTKMLEKRIIEIAPLAFMRGRTLSDAFIILDEAQNTTSEQMKMFLTRIGFGSKAVVTGDKTQIDLPRGQKSGLKEAEHVLGGLEGIDFVYFSEKDVVRHKLVQMIVLAYEKHSAENQPPE is encoded by the coding sequence TTGCGCGATCAGAAAAAGCTCGAACTCCCGCCGCAGGGCCTGAACGTCCTTTTCGGCGTCCACGACCAGAACATCAAATACCTCGAGTCGCTGCTCGATGTGAACATCGGCGCACGCGGCAACGAATTGCTCATCGACGGCGACCCTCGCGATATCGAGACCGTCGAACGCATACTCTCGGATTTCGGCGATCTGTTTGACGAGGGCAACACGTTCTCGGACAAGGAACTGAAGGACGCTTTCAAACAGATCGCCGAGGACCGTGCGTATTCGCTGAAGGACCATTTTCAGCGTTCGCGTTTTAACCCTTCGGGCAAGAAAACGGTCGCACCCAAGACGGCGAATCAACGCAAATATCTGGACGCCATCGCAAGCAAGGACCTCGTTTTCGGCATCGGCGTGGCGGGCACGGGCAAGAGCTTTTTGGCGGTCGCGATGGCCGTTGACGCTCTGTTCAAAAAACAGGTCAGCCGCATCATCCTGACGCGGCCCGCCGTCGAGGCAGGCGAGCGGCTCGGCTTTCTGCCGGGCGACCTTCAAGACAAGGTCGATCCTTACTTAAGGCCGCTTTACGACGCACTCTTCGACCTTGTTGACGCCGAAAAGGTCACGAAAATGCTCGAAAAACGCATTATCGAGATCGCCCCGCTGGCATTTATGCGCGGCCGGACGCTGTCTGACGCATTCATCATCCTCGACGAGGCACAGAACACCACTAGCGAGCAGATGAAAATGTTCCTGACGCGAATCGGCTTCGGGTCAAAGGCCGTCGTCACCGGCGACAAAACGCAGATCGACCTTCCGCGCGGCCAAAAGAGCGGCCTGAAAGAGGCCGAACACGTGCTCGGCGGGCTCGAGGGCATCGATTTTGTCTACTTTTCGGAAAAGGATGTCGTCCGCCACAAACTCGTCCAAATGATCGTCCTGGCATATGAGAAACACTCCGCCGAAAATCAGCCGCCGGAATGA
- the atpC gene encoding ATP synthase F1 subunit epsilon produces MLKLEIVTPEKKVLEAEVDTVSVPTVSGEVGIMPAHAPLVSAVRPGVVSYSGKSLSGKLAVASGFVEVNSDKVSLLVDAAATSDDVDLDAARQEKDAAEKAAAASAMTAEDAEAAREAIDLASAKMSVAAK; encoded by the coding sequence ATGTTGAAATTAGAGATCGTAACACCGGAAAAGAAGGTTCTTGAGGCCGAAGTGGACACCGTCAGTGTGCCTACGGTTTCGGGTGAGGTGGGCATAATGCCGGCTCATGCTCCGTTGGTTTCGGCAGTGCGTCCGGGCGTGGTCAGCTATTCCGGCAAGAGCCTCAGCGGAAAATTGGCCGTGGCCTCAGGATTTGTCGAAGTGAACAGCGACAAGGTTTCTTTGCTTGTTGATGCTGCGGCGACGTCTGATGATGTCGATCTCGATGCAGCACGGCAGGAAAAGGACGCTGCGGAAAAGGCAGCGGCCGCGTCTGCCATGACCGCCGAGGACGCGGAGGCGGCAAGGGAGGCTATCGATCTCGCATCGGCAAAAATGTCGGTCGCGGCGAAATAG
- a CDS encoding carboxypeptidase regulatory-like domain-containing protein, producing the protein MGTGIGPAGGAPPLGPGTDAVLTINDTANQFRNTQCIDIFENSIGLPYPSQIFVNGATTNLFRVRVTLFDYWSNSPDNVDILLVGPNGAKYILMADAGGVVPINPNDARTLTFTDSAPQVVANSTAPATGVYQPTNWETPVTTFPVPAPAGPYVEPGSTVARPVSQTMFGNFGGINANGTWSLYVRDDGGFPRPDTQNGGICGWGLELLPVTAAGVEVSGRVFTSTGAPLRNAEVTMTDANGVVRRAVTSSFGYYRFDEVPVGESFVMTVNSRNFRFVPRVVTVNDTLTDVDFTGLE; encoded by the coding sequence GTGGGAACAGGCATCGGGCCTGCAGGCGGTGCTCCGCCGCTCGGTCCGGGCACGGATGCCGTTCTGACCATCAATGACACTGCCAACCAGTTCAGGAACACGCAGTGCATCGATATCTTCGAGAACAGCATCGGTCTGCCATATCCGTCGCAGATATTCGTCAACGGCGCTACGACGAACCTGTTCCGCGTACGTGTGACGCTGTTCGACTACTGGTCGAATTCACCGGACAACGTTGACATCCTGCTTGTAGGCCCGAACGGAGCGAAATACATCCTGATGGCAGACGCAGGCGGCGTGGTCCCGATCAATCCGAACGACGCGAGGACGCTGACCTTTACTGACTCCGCTCCGCAGGTCGTGGCGAACAGCACTGCACCTGCAACCGGCGTCTATCAGCCGACGAACTGGGAGACCCCTGTAACGACATTCCCGGTACCTGCACCTGCAGGACCGTATGTCGAGCCGGGATCGACCGTCGCACGGCCGGTCAGCCAGACGATGTTCGGTAACTTTGGCGGCATCAACGCCAACGGAACATGGAGCCTGTATGTGAGAGACGACGGCGGCTTCCCGAGGCCCGACACGCAGAACGGCGGTATCTGCGGCTGGGGACTCGAACTGCTGCCGGTCACGGCTGCGGGAGTCGAGGTATCGGGACGCGTATTCACGTCGACCGGTGCTCCGCTCCGCAACGCAGAGGTCACGATGACGGACGCTAACGGTGTGGTACGCCGTGCGGTAACTTCGAGCTTCGGTTACTACCGATTCGACGAAGTGCCGGTTGGCGAGTCGTTCGTGATGACGGTCAATTCACGCAACTTCCGCTTTGTCCCGCGTGTCGTCACCGTCAATGACACTCTCACTGACGTGGACTTCACGGGTCTGGAATAG
- the atpD gene encoding F0F1 ATP synthase subunit beta, protein MANEKAGPVGKVVQIIGPVVDVEFSDNYLPPIYQALRIVSEGFDGENIDVVAEVQQHLGEGRVRAVSMLPTDGMVRGMKVIDLGGPISVPVGAPTLGRVMNVIGEPVDELGEVSSEVTYPIHRHAPGFDEQSTRLEMFETGIKVIDLVQPFLRGGKIGLFGGAGVGKTVLIMELINNVAKGRDGFSVFAGVGERTREGNDLLREMVESKVITYGDAFTHHFEETGAFDLSKVDMEAIKNSKVSLIYGQMTEPPGARLRVALSGLTVAEYFRDQGNDVLFFVDNIFRFTQAGSEVSALLGRMPSAVGYQPNLATEMGEMQERITSTKTGAITSIQAVYVPADDYTDPAPATTFAHLDAVTALSRQIVELGIYPAVDPLASNSRILDPQIVGDEHYNTAQQVKKILQRYKDLQDIIAILGLDELSEDDKLTVSRARKIQRFFSQPFTVGEQFTGLKGEYVKVEDTIKGFREILEGECDDMPEQAFYMVGTIEQAREKAKKMAAGA, encoded by the coding sequence ATGGCTAACGAAAAAGCAGGGCCCGTGGGCAAGGTCGTACAGATCATCGGACCCGTTGTTGACGTTGAATTTTCAGACAATTATCTTCCGCCTATATATCAGGCACTCCGCATCGTAAGCGAAGGCTTTGACGGCGAAAACATCGACGTCGTCGCAGAGGTTCAGCAGCACCTCGGCGAGGGCCGCGTGCGCGCGGTGTCGATGCTCCCGACGGACGGTATGGTCCGCGGAATGAAGGTGATCGACCTAGGCGGACCGATCAGCGTGCCCGTCGGTGCACCTACGCTTGGCCGCGTGATGAACGTCATCGGCGAGCCTGTGGATGAACTCGGCGAGGTATCGTCTGAGGTCACATATCCGATTCACCGCCACGCTCCGGGCTTTGACGAGCAGTCAACACGCCTCGAGATGTTTGAAACGGGCATCAAGGTCATCGACCTGGTGCAGCCATTCTTACGCGGCGGCAAGATCGGCCTGTTCGGCGGTGCCGGCGTCGGCAAGACGGTCCTCATCATGGAGCTGATCAACAACGTCGCAAAAGGACGCGACGGCTTTTCGGTCTTTGCCGGAGTCGGCGAACGCACCCGCGAAGGCAACGACCTGCTCCGCGAAATGGTCGAATCCAAGGTCATTACATACGGCGACGCCTTCACGCACCATTTCGAAGAAACCGGCGCCTTCGACCTCTCAAAGGTCGATATGGAGGCCATCAAAAATTCGAAAGTGTCGCTCATCTACGGCCAGATGACCGAACCGCCGGGAGCACGCCTTCGCGTCGCGCTGTCGGGGTTGACCGTGGCTGAGTATTTCCGCGATCAGGGCAACGACGTGCTGTTCTTCGTGGATAACATTTTCCGATTCACGCAGGCAGGTTCCGAAGTGTCGGCACTGCTCGGCCGCATGCCGTCCGCTGTGGGCTACCAGCCGAACCTCGCAACGGAAATGGGCGAGATGCAGGAACGCATCACATCGACCAAGACCGGTGCTATCACTTCGATCCAAGCCGTTTACGTGCCCGCCGACGATTATACCGATCCCGCACCGGCAACAACGTTCGCTCACCTCGACGCTGTCACGGCTCTGTCGCGTCAGATCGTGGAGCTGGGTATCTATCCCGCGGTCGATCCGTTGGCGTCAAACTCCCGCATTTTGGACCCGCAGATCGTCGGTGATGAGCATTACAACACCGCACAGCAGGTCAAGAAGATCCTGCAGCGGTACAAAGACCTGCAGGATATCATCGCCATCCTTGGGCTCGACGAACTCAGCGAGGACGACAAACTCACCGTTTCCCGTGCTCGAAAGATCCAACGCTTTTTCTCGCAGCCGTTTACGGTCGGTGAACAGTTCACCGGTCTTAAGGGCGAGTACGTAAAGGTCGAAGATACCATCAAGGGCTTTAGAGAGATCCTCGAAGGTGAATGTGACGACATGCCAGAGCAGGCCTTCTACATGGTCGGCACGATCGAACAGGCACGTGAAAAGGCCAAGAAAATGGCAGCCGGAGCCTAG